A genomic window from Salvia splendens isolate huo1 chromosome 11, SspV2, whole genome shotgun sequence includes:
- the LOC121753721 gene encoding receptor-like protein 51 produces MSPDPSPLLLLLLHLSLLLHHTTAAAATPTSSPTPSPKPPSRSSPISPSTLDPKQLLALQSLNIPTSKDPCSHSPSISCDSSSPFRHLLSLTLANCSDDVALSLTALKSLSTLTSLSFLNCPVSPIKLPSDLASNLRSFTAVASLNKLTGVWLSRLQNLTSLTVSHVAVSASGPTIILSGMKSLHSVTLSNTNLTGNLPKHWHSSNLTFLDLSVNQLKGKIPNSLTQLENLLHLNLSSNSLNDTIPSTIGDLTSLQNLSLSSNSLSGPIPESLAAMAALTHLDLSSNQLNGTIPNFIRDMKKLKHLNLASNSFHGVLPFNSTFIERLDVFKVGENSNLCYNHTVLGSKLKLGIAACDKHGLPLSPPPAKDSSADDSSDGDYDGDEDENVGEKKKRSSGPSKVVLGFAIGISSIVFLIVFLVLLAKCCK; encoded by the coding sequence ATGTCACCAGATCCCTctcccctcctcctcctcctcctccacctctccctcctcctccaccacaccaccgccgccgccgcgacCCCCACCTCCTCCCCCACCCCCAGCCCAAAACCCCCCTCCCGCTCCTCCCCCATTTCCCCCTCAACCCTCGACCCCAAACAGCTCCTCGCCCTCCAATCCCTCAACATCCCCACCTCCAAAGACCCCTGCTCTCACTCTCCCTCCATCTCCTGCGACTCCTCCTCCCCCTTCCGCCACCTCCTCTCCCTCACCCTCGCCAACTGCTCCGATGACGTCGCCCTCTCCCTCACCGCCCTCAAATCCCTTTCTACCCTCACCTCCCTCTCCTTCCTCAACTGCCCCGTCTCCCCCATCAAACTCCCCTCCGACCTCGCCTCCAATCTCCGCTCCTTCACCGCCGTCGCCAGCCTCAACAAACTCACCGGCGTCTGGCTCAGCCGCCTCCAGAATCTCACCTCCCTCACCGTCTCCCACGTCGCCGTCTCCGCCAGCGGCCCCACCATCATCCTCTCCGGCATGAAATCCCTTCACTCCGTCACTCTCTCAAACACAAATCTCACCGGAAATCTCCCCAAACACTGGCATTCTTCAAATCTCACATTCCTCGATTTATCGGTGAATCAGCTCAAGGGGAAAATCCCCAATTCACTCACCCAATTAGAGAATCTCCTGCATCTGAATCTCTCCTCAAATTCCCTCAACGACACGATTCCTTCCACAATCGGCGACTTGACCTCTCTCCAGAATCTCTCTCTTTCATCCAATTCTCTCTCCGGCCCGATTCCGGAATCCCTAGCTGCAATGGCGGCGCTGACGCATCTCGATCTGAGCTCAAACCAGCTCAATGGGACAATCCCCAATTTCATCAGAGACATGAAGAAGCTGAAGCACTTGAATCTCGCGAGCAATTCCTTCCACGGAGTATTGCCTTTCAATTCAACGTTTATAGAGCGATTGGATGTGTTTAAGGTCGGTGAAAATTCGAATCTTTGCTACAACCACACGGTTTTGGGGTCGAAATTGAAGCTGGGGATTGCCGCCTGTGATAAGCACGGGCTGCCGCTGTCGCCGCCGCCGGCGAAGGATTCGTCGGCTGATGACTCGAGCGATGGGGATTATGATGgtgatgaagatgagaatgTGGGGGAGAAGAAGAAGCGTAGCAGTGGGCCGAGTAAGGTTGTTCTTGGCTTTGCAATTGGGATTTCTTCGATTGTGTTCTTGATTGTTTTCTTGGTTCTTTTAGCTAAGTGTTGTAAAtga